From Alienimonas californiensis, a single genomic window includes:
- a CDS encoding DUF1552 domain-containing protein, whose product MFALNRHAPLSSLSRRTLLRGAGAALALPLLDAMPFAGMAKAADEAAKGPVRLAFMFFPNGVNVDRWFPKTEGTGWELTPSLEPLKDLRGDVTVLSGLDQHNANSLGDGGGDHARNAATYLTGVHPLKSSSTIRGGRSIDQVAADRIGSRTRLPSLELGIDRGRNSGNCDSGYSCAYSNNVSWRSPTQPMSKEINPKLAFQRLFGTEGGDDAVERRLADRKSVLDLVADDAASLTKRVGSTDRQKLDEYFTSVRDVERRIERTLTAPAIDRPDIDLPPGVPNELNEHIRLMYDLQALAFQADVTRVSTFMLASAGSNRKYEEAGVKDGHHHLSHHQSNEQKLEQIARIDRFLMEHFARFVKKLKETPDGEGNLLDNSLILYGSAIRDGNRHSHSDLPLILAGRGGGAVKPGSHRRFAKDTPLNNLFLTMLDAADAGGVESFGDSTGRVSGLDA is encoded by the coding sequence GTGTTCGCCCTGAACCGTCACGCCCCGCTGTCGTCCCTGTCGCGGCGCACGCTGTTACGCGGCGCGGGGGCGGCCCTCGCCCTGCCGCTGTTGGACGCGATGCCCTTCGCCGGCATGGCGAAGGCGGCCGACGAGGCCGCCAAGGGGCCGGTCCGGCTGGCGTTCATGTTCTTCCCGAACGGCGTGAACGTCGATCGCTGGTTCCCCAAAACGGAAGGGACCGGCTGGGAGCTGACGCCCTCGCTGGAGCCGCTGAAGGACCTCCGCGGGGACGTGACGGTGCTCAGCGGGCTCGATCAGCACAACGCCAACAGCCTCGGCGACGGCGGCGGCGACCACGCCCGCAACGCCGCGACCTACCTCACCGGCGTGCACCCGCTGAAGTCCTCCTCCACGATTCGCGGCGGCCGCAGTATCGACCAGGTGGCCGCCGACCGCATCGGCTCCCGCACCCGGCTGCCCAGTCTGGAACTTGGCATCGACCGCGGTCGGAACTCCGGGAACTGCGACTCCGGCTACTCCTGCGCCTACTCGAATAACGTCAGCTGGCGGAGCCCCACCCAGCCGATGTCCAAGGAGATCAACCCGAAGCTGGCCTTCCAGCGGTTGTTCGGCACCGAGGGCGGCGACGACGCGGTCGAGCGCCGCCTGGCCGATCGCAAGAGCGTGCTGGACCTTGTCGCCGACGACGCCGCCTCGCTGACCAAGCGGGTCGGTTCGACGGACCGGCAGAAGCTGGACGAGTACTTCACCAGCGTCCGCGACGTGGAACGGCGGATCGAGCGGACCCTCACCGCCCCGGCGATCGACCGGCCGGACATCGACCTGCCCCCCGGCGTGCCGAACGAGCTGAACGAGCACATCCGGCTGATGTACGACCTGCAGGCGCTCGCCTTCCAGGCGGACGTCACCCGCGTGAGCACCTTCATGCTGGCCAGCGCCGGCAGCAACCGGAAGTACGAGGAGGCGGGCGTCAAAGACGGCCACCACCATCTCTCGCACCACCAGTCGAACGAACAAAAGCTGGAGCAGATCGCCCGGATCGACCGTTTCCTGATGGAGCACTTCGCCCGGTTCGTGAAGAAGCTCAAGGAGACGCCGGACGGCGAGGGGAACCTGCTGGACAACAGCCTGATCCTGTACGGCTCCGCGATCCGCGACGGGAACCGGCACAGCCACTCCGATCTGCCGCTGATCCTCGCCGGCCGCGGCGGCGGCGCCGTGAAGCCCGGGTCGCACCGGCGTTTCGCCAAAGACACCCCGCTGAACAACCTGTTCCTGACGATGCTCGACGCCGCGGACGCCGGCGGCGTGGAGTCCTTCGGCGACAGCACCGGTCGCGTCTCGGGGTTGGACGCGTAA
- a CDS encoding DUF1592 domain-containing protein: MRIRVYCPNCGVAFTAAERHAGKVGRCPGPNCGRKLRVPEARPDVVFDSIPSQRSARKRSAAPSPARSRAWGTVGAGLAVAAALVAGLILFLPAGDEPAVAATPDLSDERLAARPASPDDATAAPATPAPQVKLAAMVEPKQNFAEGVGGFLKTHCLDCHGPDYAEADVDFGSVASADDVRENREEWERILAILKVGAMPPSEMEQPSAEERAAAVDWIDRVLHEVDCQVDNDPGRVTVRRLNRTEYDNTVRDLLGVDLNLSEHFPTDDVGNGFDNQGDVLTLPPLLLEKYLAAAETIAEEAIVGDVSTLMNQGEKLDAGRSVQGHKGTYRFPAAGDYTIRIHAQAHQAGPDKAKYQATLAGLPLAEVTLKKERTTETFERTIPVKQGEYPLEIKFVNDYYQDDGKGGKLDRNIYLEEIEIHGPLGQRPENLPPIHAAIVTTTPDEAGGVREAAEEIFRPLATRAFRRPATDLEVQRLATLVESVVSNGRTFEQGVQLGLQAVLCSPHFLFRIERDPADARPGEPAALNDYELASRLSYFLWSSMPDEELLRLAGEGRLTDPKTLSEQVDRMLEDPKSEALVEGFFAQWLNLGMLDEFNPDGRQFGEMWTSDTKNAMRRETELFCREVLEENLPVKRMLDADFTFVNPRLAEFYGIPWDGRTGEKMEEYYADGLPDDVKKDGRRFERERRRRIFPYPDEAEFRRVSLPENRRGLLTHGSILALTSNPVATSPVKRGKWILDNILGTPPPPAPPNVPALEETQESNKDLSLREALAKHREDPGCASCHAVMDPLGFAFERFDAVGRWREKDGKHEIDASGELPDGTKFTGATELIDVLAGRSDEFVAHFTRQLMTYGLGRGLLWYDRCSVDGIVESARPEGHRLRDLIRGVVLSDPFRKRTTAALAAN, from the coding sequence ATGCGGATCCGCGTTTATTGCCCGAATTGCGGCGTCGCGTTTACCGCTGCGGAGCGGCATGCGGGCAAGGTGGGGCGTTGTCCCGGGCCGAACTGCGGCCGGAAGCTGCGGGTGCCGGAGGCCCGGCCGGACGTCGTCTTCGATTCGATCCCGTCCCAGCGCTCTGCCCGGAAGCGGTCCGCTGCCCCCTCCCCGGCCCGGTCGCGGGCGTGGGGCACGGTGGGGGCGGGATTGGCCGTTGCGGCGGCTCTGGTGGCGGGATTGATTTTGTTCCTGCCGGCCGGCGACGAACCGGCGGTCGCGGCGACCCCGGACCTCTCGGACGAGCGCCTCGCCGCCCGCCCGGCCTCGCCCGACGACGCGACGGCCGCTCCGGCGACGCCCGCCCCGCAGGTGAAGCTCGCGGCGATGGTCGAGCCGAAGCAGAACTTCGCCGAGGGCGTCGGCGGCTTCCTCAAGACCCACTGCCTCGACTGCCACGGCCCGGACTACGCCGAGGCCGACGTGGACTTCGGCTCCGTCGCCTCCGCCGACGACGTGCGGGAGAACCGTGAGGAGTGGGAGCGCATCCTGGCGATCCTTAAGGTCGGGGCGATGCCGCCCTCCGAGATGGAGCAGCCCTCCGCCGAGGAGCGGGCCGCCGCCGTGGATTGGATCGACCGGGTCCTGCACGAGGTCGACTGTCAGGTCGACAACGACCCCGGTCGCGTGACGGTGCGCCGGCTGAACCGGACGGAATACGACAACACCGTCCGCGACCTGCTGGGCGTGGATCTGAATCTCAGCGAGCACTTCCCGACCGACGACGTCGGCAACGGCTTCGACAACCAGGGCGACGTCCTCACCCTGCCCCCGCTGTTGCTCGAAAAGTACCTCGCCGCCGCGGAGACGATCGCCGAAGAGGCGATCGTCGGCGACGTTTCGACGCTGATGAACCAGGGCGAGAAACTGGACGCGGGGCGGTCCGTCCAGGGACATAAGGGAACGTACCGCTTCCCCGCCGCGGGCGATTACACGATCCGCATCCACGCCCAGGCCCATCAGGCTGGGCCGGATAAGGCGAAGTATCAGGCGACGCTGGCCGGCCTGCCGCTGGCCGAGGTCACGCTGAAGAAGGAACGCACCACCGAGACCTTCGAGCGGACCATCCCGGTCAAGCAGGGCGAGTACCCGCTCGAGATCAAGTTCGTCAACGACTACTACCAGGACGACGGCAAGGGCGGGAAGCTGGACCGGAACATCTATCTGGAAGAGATCGAGATCCACGGCCCGCTGGGGCAACGGCCGGAGAACCTGCCGCCGATCCACGCGGCGATCGTCACCACCACGCCGGACGAAGCCGGCGGCGTGCGGGAGGCCGCCGAAGAGATCTTCCGGCCTCTCGCCACCCGGGCCTTCCGCCGTCCCGCCACCGATCTGGAAGTGCAGCGTCTGGCGACGCTGGTCGAGTCGGTCGTGAGCAACGGCCGCACGTTCGAGCAGGGCGTGCAACTGGGGCTTCAGGCGGTGCTCTGCTCCCCCCACTTCCTGTTTCGCATCGAACGCGACCCGGCCGACGCCCGTCCCGGCGAACCGGCGGCGCTGAACGACTACGAACTCGCCAGCCGGCTCAGCTATTTCCTCTGGTCTTCGATGCCGGACGAGGAGCTGCTCCGCCTGGCCGGCGAAGGCCGGCTGACGGATCCCAAGACGCTCTCCGAACAGGTCGACCGCATGCTGGAGGACCCGAAGTCGGAGGCGCTGGTCGAAGGCTTCTTCGCCCAGTGGCTCAACCTCGGGATGCTGGACGAGTTCAACCCGGACGGTCGGCAGTTCGGGGAGATGTGGACGAGCGACACGAAGAACGCCATGCGGCGGGAGACGGAACTGTTCTGCCGCGAAGTGCTCGAGGAAAACCTGCCGGTCAAGCGGATGCTCGACGCGGACTTCACCTTCGTGAACCCCCGCCTGGCAGAGTTCTACGGCATCCCATGGGACGGCCGGACCGGGGAGAAGATGGAGGAGTACTACGCCGACGGGCTGCCTGACGACGTCAAGAAGGACGGCCGCCGTTTTGAACGCGAGCGCCGCCGCCGCATCTTCCCGTACCCGGACGAAGCCGAGTTCCGCCGCGTCTCCCTGCCGGAGAATCGCCGCGGCCTCCTCACGCACGGCAGCATTCTTGCGCTGACGAGCAACCCGGTCGCCACCAGCCCGGTGAAGCGGGGCAAATGGATTCTCGACAACATCCTCGGCACTCCCCCGCCGCCCGCGCCGCCGAACGTTCCGGCGCTGGAGGAGACGCAAGAGTCCAACAAGGATCTGTCGCTCCGCGAGGCGCTTGCCAAGCACCGCGAGGACCCGGGCTGCGCGAGCTGTCACGCCGTGATGGACCCGCTGGGCTTCGCCTTCGAGCGGTTCGACGCCGTCGGCCGATGGCGTGAGAAGGACGGCAAGCACGAGATCGACGCCTCCGGCGAACTGCCGGACGGCACGAAGTTCACCGGGGCGACCGAGCTGATCGACGTGCTCGCCGGCCGCTCCGACGAGTTCGTCGCGCACTTCACCCGGCAACTGATGACGTACGGCCTCGGCCGCGGCCTGTTGTGGTACGACCGCTGCAGCGTGGACGGGATCGTCGAATCGGCCCGGCCGGAGGGGCATCGCCTCCGCGACCTGATCCGCGGCGTCGTGCTGAGCGACCCGTTTCGCAAACGGACCACGGCGGCCCTGGCCGCCAACTAG
- a CDS encoding M3 family metallopeptidase, translating to MTEPLPPAESFDPASAGAPDGRRWDLPRFDRFTVESVEPDVAAMLKTATAGFERIEAEVQPTYAATVTATDRLFEPFERIWGPVGHLMGVQNSKALRDAHAAALPSIVRFGLKTSQSRPLYDALVALRDGPDWDGLSGVQRRIVDQKILAAELAGVALEGEEKERFNTLSEEASKLSTEFSNHVLDATKAFSLTLTEADEVEGLPKTARRLYAAAYNEAKGEDDPQATPENGPWRVTLDGPSLTQFLSHAARRDLRETLYLAHITKASREGETPAEDDNEPLIGRILQIRQEMAELLGYPHFAAVSLAEKMAPDVAAVEKLHAELLGAAKAGAAADMEHLRPLAERYGVDEIRHWDVGFLAERLREERFEFTDEDLRPYFALPNVLDGLFRLCHKLFGVTMEHADGEAPVWHRDARFFRVKNENGEVIAGFYLDPYSRPADKRGGAWMGDCLGRRRNADGSLQLPVAYLVCNGTPPTGDTPSLMSFREVETLFHEFGHGLQHMLTTVEEPGAAGISGVEWDAVELPSQFMENWCYHRPTLMGFAKHHETGEPLPEELFEKIVKARTFRAGSQMCRQIGFGSSDMKLHSTPEVAGDSAAALALHRKNLTRVSVLPPLEEDRTLCSFSHIFAGGYAAGYYSYKWAEVLSADAFAAFEEAGLDDEAAVERTGRRFRDTVLSLGGGEDPMAVFEQFRGRPPQPDALLRHSGLATD from the coding sequence ATGACCGAACCGCTGCCCCCCGCCGAATCCTTCGACCCCGCCTCCGCCGGAGCCCCGGACGGGCGTCGCTGGGACCTCCCGCGCTTCGACCGGTTCACGGTCGAGAGCGTCGAGCCGGACGTCGCCGCGATGCTGAAGACCGCCACCGCGGGCTTTGAGCGAATCGAGGCGGAGGTCCAGCCGACCTACGCCGCGACCGTCACGGCGACCGACCGCCTGTTCGAGCCGTTCGAGCGGATCTGGGGACCCGTCGGGCACCTGATGGGGGTGCAGAACTCAAAGGCGCTGCGGGACGCCCACGCCGCGGCGCTGCCGTCGATCGTGCGGTTCGGGCTGAAAACGTCGCAGAGCCGCCCGCTGTACGACGCCCTCGTCGCGCTCCGCGACGGGCCGGATTGGGACGGCCTCAGCGGGGTGCAGCGGCGGATCGTCGATCAGAAGATTCTCGCCGCCGAACTGGCCGGCGTGGCCTTGGAGGGCGAGGAGAAGGAGCGGTTCAACACGCTCTCGGAGGAGGCGTCGAAGCTCTCCACGGAATTTTCGAATCACGTCCTGGACGCGACGAAGGCGTTCTCGCTGACGTTGACGGAGGCGGATGAGGTGGAGGGCCTGCCCAAGACCGCCCGTCGCCTCTACGCCGCGGCGTACAACGAGGCCAAGGGTGAGGACGACCCACAGGCCACGCCGGAGAACGGCCCGTGGCGGGTGACGCTGGACGGCCCGTCGCTGACGCAGTTCCTCTCCCACGCCGCCCGCCGCGATCTGCGGGAGACGCTCTACCTGGCGCACATCACCAAGGCGAGCCGCGAGGGCGAGACGCCGGCCGAGGACGACAACGAACCGCTGATCGGCCGCATCCTGCAGATTCGTCAGGAGATGGCCGAGCTGCTGGGCTACCCGCACTTCGCCGCGGTGAGCCTCGCGGAGAAAATGGCCCCGGACGTGGCCGCCGTTGAAAAACTGCACGCGGAACTGCTGGGCGCTGCGAAAGCGGGCGCCGCCGCGGACATGGAGCATCTCAGACCGCTCGCGGAGCGGTACGGCGTGGACGAGATCCGCCACTGGGACGTCGGCTTCCTCGCCGAGCGGCTGCGGGAGGAGCGCTTCGAGTTCACCGACGAGGACCTGCGCCCCTACTTCGCTCTGCCGAACGTGCTGGACGGGCTGTTCCGGCTCTGTCACAAGCTGTTCGGCGTGACGATGGAGCACGCCGACGGCGAGGCGCCGGTCTGGCACCGGGACGCACGCTTCTTCCGGGTGAAGAATGAAAACGGCGAGGTCATCGCCGGGTTTTATCTCGACCCCTACAGCCGCCCCGCCGACAAGCGGGGCGGGGCCTGGATGGGCGACTGCCTCGGCCGTCGGCGGAACGCGGACGGGTCGTTGCAGTTGCCGGTCGCCTATCTGGTCTGCAACGGCACCCCGCCGACGGGCGACACGCCGTCGCTGATGAGCTTCCGGGAGGTGGAAACGCTGTTCCACGAGTTCGGGCACGGCCTCCAACACATGCTGACGACCGTGGAAGAACCCGGCGCCGCGGGGATCTCCGGGGTGGAGTGGGACGCCGTCGAACTGCCGAGCCAGTTCATGGAGAACTGGTGCTATCACCGCCCCACGCTGATGGGCTTCGCCAAGCACCACGAAACCGGCGAACCGCTGCCGGAGGAGCTGTTCGAAAAGATCGTGAAGGCCCGCACCTTCCGGGCCGGCTCGCAGATGTGCCGGCAGATCGGGTTTGGGTCGTCCGATATGAAGCTGCACAGTACGCCGGAGGTCGCGGGCGACAGCGCCGCCGCCCTCGCCCTGCACCGCAAGAACCTCACGCGGGTCTCCGTGCTCCCGCCGCTGGAGGAGGACCGCACGCTGTGCAGCTTCTCGCACATCTTCGCCGGTGGGTACGCGGCCGGTTACTACAGCTACAAATGGGCGGAAGTGCTCTCCGCGGACGCCTTCGCGGCCTTCGAGGAGGCCGGCCTCGACGACGAGGCGGCCGTGGAGCGGACCGGCCGCCGCTTCCGCGACACGGTGCTGAGCCTCGGCGGCGGGGAAGACCCAATGGCCGTGTTCGAGCAGTTCCGCGGCCGCCCGCCGCAACCGGACGCTCTGCTCCGCCACAGCGGTTTGGCCACGGACTGA
- a CDS encoding alpha/beta fold hydrolase, with amino-acid sequence MFAPFLLSAMTLAPLPTEARRDVPSADAPPALPAAGFAPLNLPFPTLGGMQFWGDVTHRAGWRIQRHAVTGHYRLLDDWDLRRAWGDRAACEAALAQEIAARNLPRPAGDVVILLHGMIRSGKCFARLAADLRTAGFTTVAVDYPSTRQSLRASAAMLDEITDRLVRDQDADDPVRLHFVCHSAGGIVLRAWGELQDDSVPVGRSVLLGVPNHGAAMADALRGMPLVGDSLNFLWGAAAAEISRGEGTLSALPAPRGTFATIAGCRGVASGYNPLIEGDDDGTVAVAEAHLVGEADHLSVRGAGHSFLMMNPEIRAATVRFLQGSTLSEPAD; translated from the coding sequence ATGTTCGCCCCGTTCCTGCTCAGCGCCATGACGCTCGCCCCGCTGCCCACCGAAGCCCGCCGCGACGTTCCGTCCGCCGACGCGCCGCCCGCTCTGCCGGCGGCCGGGTTCGCCCCGCTGAACCTGCCGTTCCCTACGTTGGGCGGCATGCAGTTCTGGGGGGACGTGACCCACCGGGCCGGCTGGCGGATTCAGCGGCACGCCGTCACCGGCCATTATCGCCTGCTGGACGACTGGGACCTCCGCCGGGCCTGGGGCGACCGGGCCGCCTGCGAGGCGGCGCTGGCGCAGGAGATCGCCGCCCGCAACCTGCCGCGGCCGGCGGGGGACGTGGTCATCCTGCTGCACGGCATGATCCGCAGCGGGAAGTGCTTCGCCCGACTGGCCGCCGACCTGCGGACGGCGGGCTTCACGACGGTCGCCGTCGACTACCCCAGCACCCGCCAGTCGTTGCGGGCCTCCGCGGCGATGCTGGACGAGATCACCGACCGGCTGGTCCGCGACCAGGACGCGGACGATCCGGTGCGGCTGCACTTCGTCTGTCACAGCGCCGGCGGGATCGTGCTGCGGGCCTGGGGCGAACTTCAGGACGATTCCGTGCCGGTGGGCCGCAGCGTGCTGCTGGGCGTGCCGAACCACGGGGCGGCGATGGCGGACGCACTGCGGGGCATGCCGCTGGTGGGCGACTCGCTGAACTTCCTCTGGGGCGCCGCGGCGGCGGAGATCTCGCGGGGGGAGGGGACGCTGTCCGCCCTGCCGGCGCCGCGGGGGACGTTCGCCACGATCGCCGGCTGCCGGGGCGTCGCCAGCGGCTACAACCCGCTGATCGAAGGGGACGACGACGGCACCGTCGCCGTCGCCGAGGCCCACCTCGTCGGCGAGGCGGATCACCTCAGCGTCCGCGGGGCGGGGCACTCCTTCCTGATGATGAACCCCGAGATTCGGGCGGCGACGGTGCGGTTCCTGCAGGGGTCCACCCTCAGCGAGCCGGCAGACTGA
- a CDS encoding MBOAT family O-acyltransferase translates to MQFHSPGFLLFFAAVLLVHHVLPLPWRAKKAALLGFSYLFYAAEHPPFVALLAVSTVVDWFAAKGMHGAVTPGMRRFWLGLSLTSNLGMLGYFKYGGFLIENFVAAVHALGWTGYEPGGTSILLPVGISFFTFQTLSYTIDVYRGNAPPWPSLLDFALYVSFFPQLVAGPIVRATDFLPQLTAPRRADSGRFCWGLSLIVVGLFEKVALADAFLGPAANAAFGAPGAEGAADRLAAGYGFADAWIGTLAFAGQIFCDFAGYSTCAIGVAMCLGFALPENFRFPYAAVGFSDFWRRWHISLSGWLRDYLYIPLGGNRGGRWFTLRNLALTMLLGGLWHGAAWTFLAWGGLHGALLIAERSLRSAPVARWSLWSRWYGELALIAATFLAICVTWTFFRAGSFAQAAAMLEAMSGLNGVAPATAVDWAVAGPALAAVAGLLTVHYLRRHTTLEAAAAGWGWGWISLSLVLMALATAFAPRPDDATFIYFQF, encoded by the coding sequence GTGCAGTTCCACTCGCCGGGGTTCCTGCTGTTCTTCGCGGCGGTGCTGCTGGTCCACCACGTCCTGCCCCTGCCGTGGCGGGCGAAGAAGGCGGCGCTGCTGGGCTTCAGCTACCTGTTCTACGCGGCGGAGCACCCGCCGTTCGTCGCCCTGCTGGCGGTCAGCACCGTCGTCGACTGGTTCGCGGCGAAGGGGATGCACGGGGCCGTCACGCCGGGGATGCGGCGGTTCTGGCTGGGCCTCAGCCTGACGTCGAACCTCGGGATGCTGGGCTACTTCAAGTATGGCGGGTTCCTGATCGAGAACTTCGTCGCCGCGGTGCACGCCCTCGGCTGGACGGGCTACGAACCGGGGGGCACGTCGATCCTGCTGCCGGTGGGGATCAGCTTTTTCACGTTCCAGACGCTCAGCTACACGATCGACGTCTACCGCGGGAACGCCCCCCCCTGGCCGAGCCTGCTCGACTTCGCCCTGTACGTCAGCTTCTTCCCGCAGCTCGTCGCCGGGCCGATCGTGCGGGCGACCGACTTCCTGCCCCAGCTGACCGCCCCCCGCCGTGCGGATTCCGGGCGGTTCTGCTGGGGGTTGAGCCTGATTGTGGTCGGGCTGTTCGAGAAAGTGGCTCTGGCGGACGCCTTCCTCGGCCCCGCGGCGAACGCGGCCTTCGGCGCTCCCGGGGCGGAGGGCGCTGCGGATCGGCTGGCGGCGGGCTACGGATTCGCGGACGCCTGGATCGGCACGCTGGCGTTCGCGGGGCAGATCTTCTGCGACTTCGCCGGGTACAGCACCTGCGCGATCGGCGTGGCGATGTGTCTGGGGTTCGCCCTGCCGGAGAACTTTCGCTTCCCCTACGCGGCCGTGGGGTTCAGCGACTTCTGGCGGCGCTGGCACATTTCGCTGTCCGGCTGGCTGCGGGACTACCTCTACATCCCGCTCGGCGGGAACCGCGGCGGGCGCTGGTTCACACTGCGTAACCTGGCCCTCACCATGCTGCTGGGCGGCCTGTGGCACGGGGCGGCCTGGACGTTCCTCGCCTGGGGCGGTTTGCACGGGGCGCTGCTGATCGCCGAACGCAGTCTGCGGTCCGCGCCCGTGGCCCGGTGGTCGCTGTGGAGCCGGTGGTACGGCGAACTGGCGCTGATCGCGGCGACGTTCCTGGCGATCTGCGTGACGTGGACCTTCTTCCGTGCCGGGAGCTTCGCCCAAGCGGCCGCGATGCTTGAGGCGATGAGCGGGCTGAACGGCGTTGCCCCGGCGACGGCCGTCGACTGGGCCGTCGCCGGGCCGGCGCTGGCCGCCGTCGCCGGTCTGCTGACCGTTCACTACCTCCGCCGGCACACCACGCTGGAGGCCGCGGCGGCGGGGTGGGGCTGGGGCTGGATCTCGCTGTCGCTGGTGTTGATGGCGCTGGCCACCGCCTTCGCCCCGCGGCCGGACGACGCGACGTTCATCTACTTTCAATTCTGA
- a CDS encoding acyl-CoA desaturase, with translation MSAALAPKTARPRKPAAPLVDQPAARAENGDAKLQAAAKRERAEADRERLFDSFNSRHLWSRISWPVLIWITAMHVGAVAAFFFVTWEAIAVAVALHWLTLSIGICLGYHRFLSHKSMKLRTPAEFFVLLCGVLSGEGSPLTWAATHRLHHHRSDQPGDPHSPHTDHDDGWWAHLYWLFLDRSPRDQELLYEKYVPELKDRPMLRFFEKTYGLWMVLPGVALYAVGGMPMLLWGLCARMTYAYHSTWFVNSATHLWGYRNYETRDESKNLWWVAVVSYGEGWHNNHHAHPSNARAGHKWYELDPTFWVIKALKATGIAYDVKDKIPAPAQP, from the coding sequence ATGTCCGCTGCTCTCGCCCCAAAGACTGCCCGCCCACGGAAGCCCGCCGCGCCGCTGGTCGACCAACCGGCCGCTCGGGCGGAGAACGGCGACGCGAAGTTGCAGGCCGCTGCGAAGCGGGAACGGGCGGAGGCCGACCGCGAACGGCTGTTCGATTCCTTCAACAGTCGGCACCTCTGGAGCCGGATCAGCTGGCCGGTGCTGATTTGGATCACGGCGATGCACGTCGGCGCCGTGGCGGCGTTCTTCTTCGTCACTTGGGAGGCGATCGCGGTCGCCGTCGCCCTGCACTGGCTGACGCTGTCGATCGGCATCTGTCTGGGCTACCACCGCTTTCTGTCCCACAAGAGCATGAAGCTGCGGACGCCGGCGGAGTTCTTCGTGCTGCTCTGCGGCGTGCTCTCCGGCGAGGGCTCCCCGCTCACCTGGGCCGCCACCCACCGCCTGCACCATCACCGCAGCGATCAGCCCGGCGACCCGCACTCCCCGCACACCGACCACGACGACGGCTGGTGGGCCCACCTCTACTGGCTGTTCCTCGATCGCAGCCCGCGGGACCAGGAACTGCTTTATGAGAAGTACGTGCCGGAACTGAAGGATCGGCCGATGCTGCGGTTCTTCGAGAAGACTTACGGCCTCTGGATGGTGCTCCCCGGCGTCGCCCTCTATGCGGTCGGCGGCATGCCGATGCTGCTGTGGGGCCTGTGCGCCCGGATGACCTACGCCTATCACAGCACCTGGTTCGTCAACTCCGCCACGCACCTGTGGGGCTACCGGAACTACGAGACCCGCGACGAGAGCAAGAACCTCTGGTGGGTCGCGGTCGTCAGTTACGGCGAGGGCTGGCACAACAACCACCACGCCCACCCGTCCAACGCCCGGGCCGGCCACAAGTGGTACGAGCTGGACCCGACCTTCTGGGTCATCAAGGCGCTGAAGGCGACCGGCATCGCCTACGACGTGAAGGACAAGATCCCCGCCCCGGCCCAGCCGTAA
- a CDS encoding response regulator transcription factor: protein MSSFTPPPRGPFARGDRAPRLLVVEDERAIAEGLRFNFEADGYAVTVTGDGHSALAAFEAAKATGNGAGAFDGIILDLMLPGMSGYEICRTIRRTDPAVPVLMLTARTLTEDKIGGFEAGADQYVTKPFVLPELLARVRAMLARPRPVLPEEPPSREPVREFGDVTVDFDAFRLTVARGGKSRTHDLTTQETALLRLFAENPGRVLPRQEILRKVWPPDADVTTRTIDNFVLRLRRMVEPDPPNPKFLVSVRGTGYRFEPEGSS from the coding sequence ATGAGCTCCTTCACCCCCCCGCCCCGCGGCCCCTTCGCCCGGGGCGATCGCGCGCCGCGACTGCTCGTCGTGGAGGACGAACGGGCGATTGCCGAGGGGCTGCGGTTCAACTTCGAGGCGGACGGCTACGCCGTGACCGTGACCGGCGACGGCCACTCCGCGCTGGCGGCGTTCGAGGCGGCGAAGGCGACGGGCAACGGCGCCGGGGCGTTCGACGGCATCATCCTCGACCTGATGCTGCCGGGGATGAGCGGCTACGAGATCTGCCGCACGATCCGCCGCACGGACCCCGCCGTGCCGGTCCTGATGCTCACCGCCCGCACCCTCACGGAGGACAAGATCGGCGGCTTCGAGGCCGGGGCGGATCAGTACGTGACGAAGCCGTTCGTCCTCCCGGAGCTGCTGGCCCGGGTGCGGGCGATGCTCGCCCGCCCCCGGCCCGTACTGCCCGAGGAGCCGCCGAGCCGCGAGCCGGTGCGGGAGTTCGGCGACGTGACCGTCGACTTCGACGCCTTCCGCCTGACCGTCGCGCGGGGCGGTAAATCGCGGACGCACGACCTCACCACGCAGGAGACGGCGTTGCTCCGGCTGTTCGCGGAGAACCCCGGGCGCGTGCTCCCGCGGCAGGAAATTCTGCGAAAGGTCTGGCCGCCGGACGCCGACGTGACCACACGGACCATCGACAACTTCGTGCTTCGCCTCCGCCGGATGGTTGAGCCGGACCCGCCCAATCCGAAGTTCCTCGTCAGCGTGCGGGGGACCGGCTATCGGTTCGAGCCCGAGGGTTCGTCATAA